The Pseudomonas fluorescens genome includes a window with the following:
- the ngg gene encoding N-acetylglutaminylglutamine synthetase, whose protein sequence is MKPHATVHNQRLLRGQAPSYERLQARLAEDGSELGADPIAVHCGWGRLLIGHTFPDPASLARELLNEQPGERDIALYVAAPQQVLGLEPAQLFLDPSDTLRLWFSDYRQATRVFRGFRIRRAQGETDWQAINQLYQARGMLPIDPLRLTPRHEGGPVYWLAEDDDTGAVIGSVMGLNHQKAFNDPENGSSLWCLAVDPQCPRPGVGEVLVRHLIEHFMSRGLSYLDLSVLHDNRLAKNLYAKLGFRNLSTFAIKRKNGINQPLFLGPGPEAQFNPYARIIVEEAHRRGIDVQVDDAEAGLFTLVHGSRRVRCRESLSDLTSAISMTLCQNKSLTHKVLKSAGLNLPAQQLAGNADDNLAFLDEHERVVVKPLDGEQGQGVAVDLRTIEEVQSAIEAARQFDSQVLLESFHEGLDLRILVIGFEVVAAAIRRPAEVIGDGRHTIGALIEAQSRRRQAATGGESKIPMDGETLRTLNAAGFDYDSVLPAGEHLFVRRTANLHTGGVLEDVTGILHPTLVDAAVRAARALDIPMVGLDLLVPAADQPEYVFIEANERAGLANHEPQPTAERFVDLLFPHSQAVA, encoded by the coding sequence ATGAAACCTCATGCAACGGTTCACAACCAACGCCTCTTGCGCGGCCAGGCGCCCTCCTATGAACGCCTGCAGGCACGCCTGGCCGAAGACGGCAGCGAATTGGGCGCCGACCCGATCGCGGTGCATTGCGGCTGGGGCCGACTTTTGATCGGCCACACCTTCCCGGACCCGGCAAGCCTGGCCCGGGAACTGCTCAACGAACAACCCGGCGAAAGGGACATTGCCTTATACGTGGCCGCGCCCCAGCAAGTGCTGGGGCTGGAACCGGCCCAACTGTTCCTCGATCCGTCCGACACCTTGCGCCTGTGGTTCAGCGACTATCGCCAGGCCACGCGGGTATTTCGCGGCTTTCGGATTCGCCGGGCCCAAGGCGAGACCGACTGGCAGGCCATCAACCAGCTCTACCAAGCCCGGGGCATGTTGCCCATCGACCCACTGCGCCTGACCCCGCGCCATGAGGGTGGCCCGGTCTACTGGCTGGCCGAAGATGACGACACCGGTGCGGTGATCGGCAGCGTTATGGGCCTGAATCACCAGAAGGCCTTCAACGACCCGGAAAACGGCAGCAGCCTCTGGTGCCTGGCCGTGGACCCGCAATGTCCGCGGCCCGGTGTTGGCGAAGTGCTGGTGCGTCACCTCATCGAGCATTTCATGAGCCGTGGCTTGAGTTACCTCGACCTGTCGGTGTTGCACGACAATCGCCTGGCGAAAAACCTCTACGCCAAACTCGGTTTTCGCAATCTCTCGACCTTCGCCATTAAACGCAAGAACGGCATCAACCAGCCGTTGTTCCTGGGGCCAGGCCCCGAAGCGCAGTTCAATCCTTATGCGCGCATCATTGTCGAAGAAGCTCACCGCCGAGGCATCGACGTACAGGTAGACGATGCCGAGGCCGGCTTGTTCACCCTGGTCCATGGCAGCCGCCGGGTCCGATGCCGCGAATCCTTGAGCGACCTGACCAGCGCCATCAGCATGACGCTGTGCCAGAACAAAAGCCTGACCCACAAAGTGCTGAAAAGCGCCGGCCTGAACCTGCCGGCCCAACAGTTGGCGGGCAATGCCGATGACAACCTGGCGTTTCTCGACGAGCACGAACGGGTGGTGGTCAAGCCGCTGGACGGCGAACAGGGCCAAGGCGTGGCGGTGGATTTGCGCACCATCGAGGAGGTGCAGAGCGCCATCGAAGCGGCCCGGCAATTCGATAGCCAGGTCTTGCTGGAAAGTTTCCACGAGGGTCTGGACCTGCGCATCCTGGTGATCGGTTTTGAAGTGGTGGCGGCGGCGATCCGGCGCCCGGCGGAGGTGATCGGCGATGGCCGGCACACCATCGGCGCGTTGATCGAAGCCCAGAGCCGCCGACGCCAAGCGGCCACGGGCGGCGAAAGTAAAATCCCGATGGATGGCGAGACCTTGCGCACGCTCAACGCGGCTGGGTTCGACTACGACAGCGTGCTGCCCGCTGGGGAGCACCTGTTCGTACGGCGAACGGCGAACCTGCATACCGGCGGCGTGTTGGAGGATGTCACCGGGATCCTGCATCCGACCCTGGTCGATGCGGCGGTGCGCGCCGCACGGGCGCTGGACATCCCCATGGTCGGCCTCGACCTGCTGGTGCCGGCGGCCGATCAACCCGAGTATGTGTTCATCGAAGCCAACGAACGCGCAGGCTTGGCCAACCACGAACCACAACCCACCGCCGAGCGCTTTGTGGATTTGTTGTTTCCCCATAGCCAGGCGGTGGCCTAG
- a CDS encoding DUF3309 family protein, with product MGTILIIILILLLIGGLPVFPHSRSWGYGPSGIIGVVLVVLLILLLLGKI from the coding sequence ATGGGCACAATACTTATCATTATCCTGATCCTCCTGCTGATCGGTGGTCTCCCCGTCTTCCCGCACTCAAGAAGTTGGGGTTACGGCCCGTCCGGTATCATCGGTGTGGTGTTGGTGGTGCTGTTGATCCTGCTACTACTGGGCAAGATATAA
- a CDS encoding YnfA family protein, which yields MLNYLWFFLAALFEIAGCYAFWMWLRQGKSAWWIAPALLSLTLFALLLTRVEATYAGRAYAAYGGLYIIASIGWLAVVERVRPLGSDWIGVALCVLGASVILFGPRFSAP from the coding sequence ATGCTCAATTACCTGTGGTTTTTTCTCGCCGCCCTGTTTGAGATCGCGGGCTGCTACGCCTTCTGGATGTGGTTGCGCCAGGGCAAGAGTGCCTGGTGGATCGCCCCGGCGTTGCTCAGTCTCACATTGTTCGCCCTGTTGTTGACCCGCGTCGAAGCGACGTACGCCGGGCGCGCCTACGCCGCTTATGGCGGCCTCTATATCATTGCGTCGATCGGCTGGCTGGCGGTGGTTGAGCGAGTGCGGCCACTGGGGTCCGACTGGATTGGCGTGGCACTCTGCGTCTTGGGGGCGAGCGTGATTCTATTCGGCCCGCGGTTCTCGGCCCCCTGA
- the csrA gene encoding carbon storage regulator CsrA — MLVLSRAVGELISIGDDISVRVLSVSGGTVRFGVEAPRHVDVHRSEIYDKIQKKKAQATRRACSVE; from the coding sequence ATGCTTGTATTAAGCCGCGCTGTAGGTGAGTTGATTTCCATTGGTGACGATATTTCCGTCCGTGTGCTGTCGGTCAGCGGCGGCACGGTGCGTTTCGGCGTGGAAGCGCCACGGCACGTCGATGTCCATCGCTCCGAAATCTACGACAAGATCCAGAAGAAAAAGGCCCAGGCCACTCGCAGGGCCTGTTCAGTCGAATAG
- a CDS encoding osmoprotectant NAGGN system M42 family peptidase: MISKIPEPDLEYLQKVLLEMLAIPSPTGFTDTIVRYVAERLEELGIAFEMTRRGTIRATLKGRKSSPDRAVSAHLDTIGASVRAIKDNGRLTLAPVGCWSSRFAEGSRVSLFTDTGVIRGSVLPLMASGHAFNTAVDELPISWDHIELRLDAYCATRADCETLGVGIGDYVAFDPLPEFTESGHISARHLDDKAGVAALLAALKAIVDSGEELLIDCHPLFTITEETGSGAAAALPWDVSEFVGIDIAPVAPGQHSSEHSVSVAMQDSGGPYDYHLSRHLLKLAKENEVPARRDLFRYYFSDAHSAITAGHDIRTALLAFGCDATHGYERTHIDSLAALSRLLGAYILSPPVFASDAQPAQGSLDRFSHQIEHDTQMESDTRVPSVDSLVGQRSDS, encoded by the coding sequence ATGATCAGCAAAATTCCAGAACCGGATCTCGAATACCTGCAGAAAGTCCTGCTGGAAATGCTCGCCATTCCCAGCCCTACCGGCTTTACCGACACCATCGTGCGTTATGTCGCCGAGCGGCTCGAAGAGCTGGGGATCGCTTTTGAAATGACCCGCCGTGGCACAATCCGCGCCACGCTCAAGGGACGCAAGAGCAGCCCCGACCGGGCCGTGTCGGCGCACTTGGATACCATCGGTGCCTCAGTGCGGGCCATCAAGGACAACGGCCGCCTGACCCTGGCCCCGGTGGGTTGCTGGTCCAGCCGATTTGCCGAAGGCAGCCGGGTCAGCCTGTTTACCGACACCGGCGTGATCCGTGGCAGCGTGCTGCCGTTGATGGCGTCCGGGCACGCGTTCAATACCGCCGTGGATGAACTGCCCATCAGTTGGGACCACATCGAGCTGCGCCTGGACGCCTACTGCGCCACGCGCGCCGACTGCGAAACCCTGGGGGTGGGCATCGGTGACTACGTCGCCTTCGATCCCCTGCCGGAATTCACCGAAAGCGGCCACATCAGCGCCCGGCACCTGGACGACAAAGCCGGGGTCGCAGCCCTGTTGGCGGCGCTCAAGGCGATTGTCGACAGCGGCGAAGAACTGCTGATCGATTGTCACCCACTGTTTACCATCACCGAGGAAACCGGCAGCGGTGCAGCGGCAGCACTGCCCTGGGATGTCAGCGAATTTGTCGGCATCGACATCGCGCCCGTCGCCCCTGGCCAGCACTCGAGCGAACATTCGGTCAGCGTGGCGATGCAGGACTCCGGAGGCCCCTACGACTATCATCTGTCGCGGCACTTGCTGAAACTGGCCAAGGAGAACGAGGTACCGGCACGCCGCGACCTGTTCCGCTACTACTTCAGCGACGCTCATTCGGCCATCACCGCCGGCCACGATATCCGTACTGCCCTGCTCGCCTTCGGCTGCGACGCCACCCATGGCTACGAACGCACCCACATCGACAGCCTGGCCGCCCTCAGTCGCCTGCTCGGCGCCTACATCCTCAGCCCGCCGGTGTTCGCCAGCGACGCGCAACCAGCCCAAGGCTCACTGGACCGCTTCAGTCATCAGATCGAACACGATACCCAGATGGAAAGCGATACCCGGGTGCCATCGGTGGATAGCCTGGTGGGGCAGCGCTCCGATAGCTGA
- a CDS encoding LTA synthase family protein, with protein MAIPDALSQQRTTHRLLQPTVKSHLAYTLLCALVMMVMFSLLRVALLVYNREMILDTPASTFVEAFVNGLRFDLRLVVYLCIPLLLALFSARAMAARGFFRFWLTVTSSIALFLGLMEMDFYREFHQRLNGLVFQYVKEDPKTVMSMLWYGFPVVRYLLAWAGGTIILSLAFKGADRATRPRGPFSGGTIGTRQIAPWYGRVAVFVVCLLVAVTAARGTLRQGPPLRWGDVYTTDSNFANQLGLNGTLSLVAAAKSRMSEDRDNIWKATLEQPLAQQTVRDMLVMPDDKLVDTATAAVRRDYTPPADKTLPIKNVVVILMESMAGHSVGALGAPGNITPYMDKLAKEGLLFDRFFSNGTHTHQGMFATMACFPNLPGFEYLMQTPEGSHKLSGLPQLLSARDYDDVYVYNGDFAWDNQSGFFSSQGMTNFIGRNDYVNPVFSDPTWGVSDQDMFDRGLIELKARENGKPFYALLQTLSNHTPYALPTPLPVEPVTDRGRLNEHLTAMRYSDWALGQFFEKARKEPYFKETLFVVVGDHGFGNERQITEMDLGRFNVPMLLIGPGVQEKFGQRNHTVGTQVDIVPTIMGRIGGQVRNQCWGRDLLNLPQGDPGFGVIKPSGSEQTTAIIRDDHILVLPKEKEMEPKMYRYELGANPGAEIIPNAPDTAPMKLKLESFLQTATKSLLDNTAGVVDGKPD; from the coding sequence ATGGCAATCCCGGACGCCCTGAGTCAGCAGCGTACTACGCATCGCCTGCTGCAACCGACTGTCAAATCGCACCTGGCCTACACGTTGCTTTGTGCCTTGGTGATGATGGTCATGTTCAGCCTGCTGCGCGTGGCGCTGCTGGTCTATAACCGCGAGATGATCCTCGACACGCCGGCTTCGACCTTCGTTGAAGCCTTCGTCAACGGCCTGCGTTTCGACTTGCGCCTGGTGGTCTACCTCTGCATCCCGTTGTTGCTGGCGTTGTTCAGCGCAAGGGCCATGGCGGCCCGTGGGTTCTTTCGTTTCTGGCTGACTGTCACTTCCAGCATCGCGCTGTTCCTGGGCTTGATGGAGATGGATTTCTACCGTGAATTCCACCAGCGCCTCAACGGCCTGGTCTTCCAGTATGTAAAGGAAGACCCGAAAACCGTGATGAGCATGCTCTGGTACGGTTTCCCGGTGGTGCGCTACCTGCTGGCGTGGGCCGGCGGCACCATTATCCTCAGCCTGGCGTTCAAGGGTGCCGACCGCGCCACGCGTCCCCGCGGGCCGTTCAGTGGCGGCACCATTGGCACTCGGCAGATCGCCCCGTGGTATGGGCGTGTCGCGGTGTTTGTCGTTTGCCTGCTGGTCGCCGTGACCGCCGCGCGCGGCACCTTGCGCCAAGGGCCGCCCCTGCGCTGGGGCGACGTCTACACCACCGATTCGAACTTCGCCAACCAGTTGGGCCTCAACGGCACCTTGTCGCTGGTGGCCGCGGCCAAGAGCCGGATGTCCGAAGACCGCGACAACATCTGGAAAGCCACCCTTGAGCAACCGCTGGCGCAGCAGACCGTGCGCGACATGTTGGTGATGCCTGACGATAAACTGGTGGATACCGCGACAGCCGCCGTGCGCCGCGACTACACGCCACCGGCGGACAAGACCCTGCCGATCAAGAATGTGGTCGTGATCCTCATGGAAAGCATGGCCGGTCACTCGGTGGGCGCCCTGGGCGCGCCGGGCAACATCACGCCCTACATGGACAAACTGGCCAAGGAAGGCCTGCTGTTCGACCGTTTCTTCTCCAACGGCACCCACACCCACCAGGGCATGTTCGCCACCATGGCGTGCTTCCCGAACCTGCCGGGTTTCGAATACCTGATGCAGACGCCGGAGGGCAGCCACAAGCTGTCAGGCCTGCCGCAACTGCTCAGCGCCCGTGACTACGACGACGTGTATGTCTACAACGGCGATTTCGCCTGGGACAACCAGTCGGGGTTCTTCAGCAGCCAGGGCATGACCAACTTCATCGGGCGTAACGACTATGTGAACCCGGTGTTTTCCGATCCCACCTGGGGTGTGTCCGACCAAGACATGTTCGACCGTGGCCTGATCGAGCTCAAGGCGCGGGAAAACGGCAAGCCGTTCTATGCCTTGCTGCAAACCCTGTCCAACCACACCCCTTATGCATTGCCGACGCCGTTGCCGGTCGAGCCGGTCACCGACCGTGGTCGGCTGAACGAACACCTGACCGCCATGCGCTACTCCGACTGGGCCCTGGGCCAGTTCTTCGAGAAGGCCCGCAAGGAGCCTTACTTCAAGGAAACCCTGTTCGTCGTGGTCGGCGACCATGGCTTTGGCAACGAACGCCAGATCACCGAGATGGACCTGGGCCGTTTCAACGTGCCGATGCTGTTGATCGGCCCGGGCGTCCAGGAGAAATTTGGCCAGCGTAACCACACCGTAGGTACTCAGGTCGACATCGTGCCGACCATCATGGGCCGGATCGGTGGGCAAGTACGGAACCAGTGCTGGGGCCGTGACCTGTTGAACCTGCCGCAAGGCGATCCCGGTTTTGGTGTGATCAAGCCGTCGGGCAGCGAGCAGACCACGGCGATCATCCGCGATGACCATATCCTGGTCCTGCCGAAGGAAAAGGAAATGGAACCGAAGATGTATCGCTATGAACTGGGCGCCAACCCAGGTGCGGAAATCATCCCGAATGCACCGGACACCGCGCCGATGAAACTCAAGCTCGAATCTTTCCTGCAAACCGCGACCAAGAGCCTGCTGGATAACACCGCCGGCGTTGTTGACGGCAAGCCGGACTGA
- a CDS encoding YheU family protein, producing the protein MLIPHDQLEVDTLTRLIEDFVTRDGTDNGDDTPLETRVLRVRQALTKGQALIVFDPESEQCQLMLKHDVPKHLFD; encoded by the coding sequence ATGCTCATCCCCCACGACCAACTCGAAGTCGACACGCTCACCCGCCTGATCGAGGATTTCGTGACCCGCGACGGCACCGACAATGGTGACGACACCCCCCTGGAGACGCGGGTCCTGCGGGTCAGGCAAGCCCTGACCAAAGGCCAGGCGTTGATCGTCTTCGACCCCGAAAGTGAACAGTGTCAACTGATGCTCAAGCACGACGTGCCAAAACACCTATTCGACTGA
- a CDS encoding SDR family oxidoreductase, translating to MQNRMMITGAGSGLGREIALRWAREGWRLALSDVSEPGLVETLKLVRGAGGDGFIQRCDVRDYSQLTAFAQACEEKIGGIDIIVNNAGVASGGFFSELSLEDWDWQIAINLMGVVKGCKAFLPLLEKSRGKIINIASMAALMQGPAMSNYNVAKAGVVALSESLLVELAQQEVGVHVVCPSFFQTNLLDSFRGPTPAMKAQVGKLLESSPISATDIADYIYQQVAQGQFMILPHEQGRMAWALKQKNPQLLYDEMTVMADKMRAKARQNLN from the coding sequence ATGCAAAATCGCATGATGATCACTGGTGCCGGCTCTGGCCTGGGTCGCGAAATCGCGCTGCGCTGGGCCCGCGAAGGATGGCGCCTGGCCTTATCGGATGTCAGCGAACCGGGCCTCGTGGAAACCCTCAAGCTAGTGCGTGGTGCCGGTGGCGACGGCTTCATCCAGCGCTGCGATGTGCGCGACTACAGCCAATTGACTGCGTTCGCCCAGGCCTGCGAAGAGAAAATCGGCGGTATCGATATCATCGTCAACAATGCTGGCGTGGCCTCGGGCGGCTTCTTCAGCGAGCTTTCCCTGGAGGATTGGGACTGGCAGATCGCGATCAACCTCATGGGTGTGGTCAAGGGCTGCAAGGCGTTCTTGCCGCTGCTGGAAAAAAGCCGTGGCAAGATCATCAACATCGCCTCCATGGCAGCCCTGATGCAGGGCCCGGCCATGAGCAACTACAACGTGGCCAAGGCGGGTGTCGTGGCGCTGTCGGAAAGCCTGCTGGTGGAGCTGGCGCAGCAGGAAGTGGGTGTACACGTAGTGTGTCCGTCGTTCTTCCAGACCAATCTGTTGGACTCCTTCCGTGGCCCGACCCCGGCCATGAAAGCCCAGGTCGGCAAGTTGCTGGAAAGCTCACCGATCAGCGCCACGGATATTGCCGACTACATCTATCAGCAGGTCGCCCAGGGGCAGTTCATGATCCTGCCCCACGAACAGGGACGCATGGCTTGGGCCCTCAAGCAGAAGAACCCACAGTTGCTGTACGACGAAATGACCGTCATGGCTGACAAGATGCGCGCCAAGGCCCGGCAAAACCTCAATTGA